From a single Callithrix jacchus isolate 240 chromosome 5, calJac240_pri, whole genome shotgun sequence genomic region:
- the LOC128932229 gene encoding endogenous retrovirus group K member 13-1 Env polyprotein-like isoform X1: MCFPNQKQTLRYTLPTGFILYDWSIPHPLGTYLTRYEMPGGWSTPIFTTKTGKAYTSLWKLFLALTPGFVRASSRSSSYPSKHDIHVQACIASPYAIIAGNVSFTECKGHYSTFCNNCILTNCLDSPLFPLPTILIIHQPPYVMLPVNISGSWYDERGLQILHQVRDLMVRSKRFISIFIASILAIVSVVATAAVAAAGLAHSVQTAAYVNYLAKNISVSMGAQLDIDKKLDEKLNALEQTVNILGDKIYNIQNHMALHCHVDYNYICVTNAPYSDSAWQWPLVKAHLQGIWSHDNLSLDVFKLQQEIHAVDFSRKELLDVLLWQKI, from the coding sequence atgtgttttcccaaCCAGAAACAAACCCTTCGTTATACTCTGCCCACAGGCTTTATCTTGTATGATTGGTCTATCCCTCATCCTCTTGGGACTTATCTTACCCGATATGAAATGCCTGGTGGCTGGAGCACTCCTATTTTTACTACAAAAACAGGAAAAGCTTATACTTCTCTCTGGAAATTGTTCCTGGCTTTAACCCCTGGTTTTGTTAGGGCTAGCTCTCGCAGTTCCTCTTATCCTTCTAAACATGATATCCATGTACAAGCTTGTATTGCCTCTCCTTATGCTATCATTGCTGGTAATGTATCCTTCACAGAATGTAAGGGTCATTATTCTACTTTTTGTAACAATTGCATTTTGACTAATTGTCTTGATTCCCCACTGTTTCCCCTTCCCACTATATTGATTATCCATCAGCCTCCATATGTGATGCTTCCTGTAAATATCTCTGGCTCTTGGTATGATGAAAGAGGCCTGCAAATCTTACACCAGGTCCGAGACCTTATGGTCCGTTCTAAACGTTTTATTAGTATATTCATTGCTAGCATTTTGGCCATTGTGTCTGTGGTCGCGACTGCTGCCGTGGCTGCTGCTGGTTTAGCTCACAGTGTTCAGACTGCAGCTTATGTTAATTACCttgctaaaaatatttctgtttctatgggTGCTCAATTGGACATTGACAAAAAACTTGATGAAAAACTTAATGCTTTGGAACAAACTGTAAACATTTTAGGTGACAAAATTTATAATATTCAGAATCATATGGCACTTCATTGTCATGTggattataattatatttgtgtAACTAATGCTCCTTACAGTGATTCTGCCTGGCAATGGCCATTAGTCAAGGCACATCTTCAGGGAATATGGTCTCATGACAACCTGTCTCTGGATGTTTTTAAATTACAACAAGAAATTCACGCTGTTGACTTCTCCCGTAAAGAGTTACTTGATGTTCTTCTGTGGCAAAAGATATAG